The genomic stretch CCACTGATGATAAAGAATACCACCAGGATTACCCAGGCAATGGGCGAATAAAACAAGGTCCTTAACTCGGCCCATGCAATTTTAAAGAGGACTCTCATGCTATTGAAAAAATTAATTTGAAGAGGGTTGATTTATTTCCGGTTCCTGCGCAGCAGCCAGACAACAGCGCCTATCAGCAAAAGCCCCGGTATTCCATACAGCAATCCATACCGAAGTACGCTGGCGCCCGCCGGCCGGAGCCTGAATTTATTGTCCTTTGCCTTCCGCTCATTCACATACACGGGGTATTCATTGTACAGCAGCCAGCTGTAGAATGCCAGCCCCTGGGTTCCCATATTGTAACGCAGCCTGGCCATGAAATCGGCATCGGAAGCTACAATCACGCGCTGCTCTTTGTTATCAATGGTCCTCGTCAGCGCAGCCACTGTTACATATTCGCTGAGGCGTTCATCACCGTTCCAGCCTGAAAACTCAGGCGCTGCCGAATCTGCCACCAGCACGCCTTTTTTTATCCAGCTGTTGGCGCCTCCTGTAATAGTAGCGATCGGTTCAAAAGAAAACCCCTTCTCAGAATTATAGCTGATCTGCGAGGCGCCAATAAAATTGATATGAGAAAGGTTGATCTTTTCCCTTAATGATTTAACTGATTCCGGCTCATTGGCCATGGTCAGACCGGCATTGGTAAGCCGTCCCGGTAAATTATTGGGCAACTCATGGGGTGTGAGGTAAACGATAGTACCATCCTCAATGGTGATGCCCAGGTCGGCCAGCAACGGCTGCAGAATGAACTTCTTCTCCGGCTCTGTATAGAACAGGGCATTGCCGCCACGTGCAATATATTGCCTTATCCTTGCTGTTTCCTCCGGCTGATAAGGCGAGAGCGGATCGGCAATGACCAGCACATCCACATCCGCCGGCACGTCCTGGTGCAGGAGGGAAATAGTGTCCGTATCAAAGCCCCTGTTGATGGCTGCCTGGTTATCTGCTTTGAAGGTAAGATGCTGGCCATAGTCGCGCTCCAAAAACCCAAAAGGCGCTCTTTCATAATGGCCGGTGACAAAAGAGACCCGGATCTCTTTGTCCCGCACCAGTCGTTTCAGGGTGCCCGCCACCATGGACTGATCTGGCCAGGCCGGGTCCCCCCCTCTGGTACGCAGCAGCGCTTTCTTTCCTTTATACTCCAACTGCATCAACAGCTTCAGGTCATCTCCCTCCAGGTTCGCCATACTCCTGAATTGATTCGGCGTCATGAACAGAGACGGATCTATATTGTAGATATCCGCCTGGATTCCGGCAATTTCTTCCAGACTTTTCCGGGGATATCTCCGGTACCAGCTGCTGTCCGTAACAGCAACATCATAGTAGTAAATATAATCCAGCTCA from Candidatus Pseudobacter hemicellulosilyticus encodes the following:
- a CDS encoding Gldg family protein translates to MRIIRKVALAELRNLFFSPVAWFVIICFYVVVAALFTTMTSLLVNLQDVEFQLRKAFGGFNMGMMEIIFLPISGQLLTLVYLFIPLLTMGIINREYTNNTVQLLYSSPVRTGDIILGKYLAMVIVNIVLLLALAIFITCGLFIIEGVEYRWLLSVLLGFFLLMNTYAAIGVFISSLTRYQLVAAVMMFAVFFIMENLSAIWQQYDLVRDITYYLSLSGKAETLLMGLITSRELLYFMLVIALFLGFTWIRLNSTQRTVGRLELACKYALLFVLFVTGVYFSSRRSAIAYKDVTNNQLNTIDPQLQQLLAGLDGSPLKVTLFTNLLGISANHGLPQQRNKYIWKCWEQYFRFYPNIELDYIYYYDVAVTDSSWYRRYPRKSLEEIAGIQADIYNIDPSLFMTPNQFRSMANLEGDDLKLLMQLEYKGKKALLRTRGGDPAWPDQSMVAGTLKRLVRDKEIRVSFVTGHYERAPFGFLERDYGQHLTFKADNQAAINRGFDTDTISLLHQDVPADVDVLVIADPLSPYQPEETARIRQYIARGGNALFYTEPEKKFILQPLLADLGITIEDGTIVYLTPHELPNNLPGRLTNAGLTMANEPESVKSLREKINLSHINFIGASQISYNSEKGFSFEPIATITGGANSWIKKGVLVADSAAPEFSGWNGDERLSEYVTVAALTRTIDNKEQRVIVASDADFMARLRYNMGTQGLAFYSWLLYNEYPVYVNERKAKDNKFRLRPAGASVLRYGLLYGIPGLLLIGAVVWLLRRNRK